A region from the Fusarium musae strain F31 chromosome 1, whole genome shotgun sequence genome encodes:
- a CDS encoding hypothetical protein (EggNog:ENOG41~BUSCO:EOG09262645): protein MALSGARLLVAAALLLPSVSSSPIFEAGQKVLDSITWTRDSTETPHIRQSGRKLNGKFLHITDFHPDEFYKAHSSTAQGVACHRGKGPAGLYGAETTDCDSPVDLVDATLEWVRKNVKDDIDFVVWTGDTARHDSDEKLPRSSSHVLDMNRKVARKMVKTFSDDGALTVPIIPTFGNNDFLPHNIFYPGPNKWLQAYSSIWHRFIPEEQRHSFGFGGWFEVEVIPNQLSVISLNTMYFFDRNAGVDGCAIPSEPGFKHMEWLSVQLQRLRERGMKAILIGHVPPARTENKQNWDETCWQKYTLWLKQFRDVVTGSLYGHMNIDHFLFQDTKDIDLSLYDKAGTTREPTDDDFSVESKSDYLIDLRKSWSNLPGSAAKALEEDPDLDAEDELETQDEDADELRNRKKNKKGKKGKKKKKGHGKIGGKYGERYQVSLVSPSVVPNYFPTIRIIEYNITGLEDAPVWTDSFDINSKVAEELPDFSEDEEAHQELKRDLEAERRKKGRKGKKGRKGRKGRKGKKKPKNPELVIPPAPPKGSPPGPAYARQTFTFMGYTQYFANLTYINNDLTDLSETSKWRDGDFSDEVPNHDKPQPKKFRYEVEYSTFTDKIFKLPDLTVRSYLRLAARIAKRKTKKGKGKAAKEYNEDFEDEPDSDSDNDTELPEPEEGDSGIDFSATRGKKGKNKRRKTNKVWKHFLQEAFVNTIPEKQLKKWSRR, encoded by the exons ATGGCACTCTCAGGCGCCCGACTGCTCGTGGCAGCCGCCCTACTACTCCCTAGcgtctcttcttcaccaatTTTCGAGGCTGGCCAAAAAGTTCTCGATTCAATTACATGGACACGCGATTCTACAGAGACACCGCATATCCGACAATCGGGTCGCAAACTGAATGGAAAATTCCTGCATATAACAG ATTTTCACCCTGACGAATTCTACAAAGCACATTCATCAACAGCCCAGGGCGTCGCATGCCACCGCGGCAAGGGCCCTGCAGGTCTGTATGGCGCCGAAACTACCGACTGCGACTCTCCCGTGGACCTCGTCGACGCGACGTTGGAATGGGTACGGAAGAATGTCAAGGATGATATCGACTTTGTTGTATGGACCGGTGACACCGCGCGCCACGATAGCGACGAGAAGCTACCACGAAGCTCGAGCCATGTTTTGGATATGAACCGGAAGGTCGCCAGAAAGATGGTCAAGACATTTTCTGATGACGGAGCCCTTACCGTCCCTATTATCCCAACTTTTGGCAACAACGATTTTCTGCCGCACAACATTTTCTATCCCGGGCCAAACAAGTGGCTGCAGGCCTATAGCAGTATATGGCATCGCTTCATCCCCGAGGAACAGCGACACTCCTTCGGATTTGGTGGATGGTTCGAGGTTGAGGTAATCCCCAATCAACTGTCCgtcatcagcctcaacaccatgtaCTTCTTTGATCGAAATGCTGGCGTTGACGGATGCGCAATTCCGTCGGAGCCTGGTTTCAAGCATATGGAGTGGTTGAGTGTTCAACTTCAGCGGTTACGCGAGCGTGGAATGAAGGCTATCCTGATCGGCCATGTTCCTCCCGCCCGGACAGAGAACAAGCAGAATTGGGACGAAACTTGCTGGCAAAAATACACTCTCTGGCTGAAGCAGTTCCGCGATGTTGTTACTGGCTCCCTTTACGGCCATATGAACATTGACCACTTCCTGTTCCAGGACACCAAAGACATTGACCTGAGCCTTTATGACAAAGCAGGGACTACCCGAGAACCCACGGATGACGACTTTTCCGTCGAATCAAAGAGCGACTACTTAATAGATCTCAGAAAGTCCTGGTCTAACTTGCCAGGCTCAGCTGCAAAGGCACtagaagaagatccagatCTAGACGCCGAGGATGAACTTGAGACGCAAGACGAAGATGCCGACGAGTTGAGGAAtagaaagaagaacaagaagggaaagaagggtaaaaagaagaagaagggccaCGGCAAGATCGGAGGCAAATACGGAGAACGATATCAGGTATCTCTTGTTAGCCCCAGCGTCGTCCCCAATTACTTCCCGACTATTCGCATAATCGAGTACAATATCACCGGCCTGGAGGATGCGCCAGTCTGGACAGACTCATTCGACATCAACTCAAAAGTTGCCGAAGAGCTTCCCGACTTTtccgaggatgaggaagcccACCAGGAACTCAAGAGAGACCTTGAAGCTGAGCGAAGGAAGAAGGGCAGAAAAGGCAAGAAGGGGAGGAAGGGGAGGAAGGGAAgaaagggcaagaagaagcccaagaaccCTGAACTCGTGATCCCACCAGCTCCCCCAAAGGGATCACCTCCCGGCCCCGCATACGCTCGCCAGACATTCACCTTCATGGGATACACACAATACTTTGCCAACCTCACCTATATCAACAATGATCTTACCGACTTGTCTGAGACAAGCAAGTGGCGTGACGGCGATTTCAGTGATGAAGTACCCAACCACGATAAGCCACAGCCCAAGAAGTTCAGATATGAGGTTGAATACAGCACTTTTACcgacaagatcttcaagctgCCCGACTTGACAGTTCGAAGCTACCTCAGGCTAGCGGCTAGAATCGCTaagaggaagacgaagaagggcaagggcaaggcagCTAAAGAGTACAATGAGGATTTCGAAGACGAGCCAGACTCAGATTCAGACAACGACACTGAACTTCCAGAACCTGAAGAGGGTGACTCTGGTATCGACTTCAGCGCTACTAGGGGCAAGAAagggaagaacaagagaaggaagaccAACAAGGTTTGGAAGCATTTCCTCCAAGAAGCATTCGTCAACACTATACCCGAGAAGCAACTCAAGAAGTGGTCACGGAGATGA